Genomic window (Pseudobacteroides sp.):
AATATTGGTCCAGCGTGTTTCGGGAGATAATTATAACGATGATTTTTTCCCCCATGTTGCTGGCGTGGGAAATTCCTCCAACCTTTATGTATGGGATGAAAGCATAGATATGGACGCAGGCATGCTGCGAATGGTATTGGGCCTTGGAACAAGAGCGGTTGATAGGACTGTGGGAGATTATGCCAGAATTGTCTGTCTTGACAATCCTATGCGTCTACCCCCTATGAATTATAAGGACCAGAAGAAATTCTCACAGTATTATGTTGATGTTCTGTCCCTTGAGAAAAACCAATTGATAAGCAAAAATATAAATGAAATTTTATCAAATGAAATAAAGGCAAATAAAGGGTTGTTCGCTGCTTTGGATCAGCAGGCTTTTACCCGCATGAAGGAGCTTGGATTGGATAGCAGTCAGGCCCCTTATATTCTAGACTTTAAGGAACTCCTTGGTAATACCAAATTTCCCAAGCTTATGAAGGATATGCTGTCCATACTCTCCAGGGTCTATAATTACCCTGTAGACATTGAATTTACAGCAAATTTTAAGAAGGACGATACTTTCAAGATCAACCTCCTTCAATGCCGTCCTTTGCAGACAAGAGGATTGGGAAAACCTGTAGAGCTACCTAAGCTTATTGACGAAAAAGACTGCTTATTCCATACAAAAGGACCTTTTATCGGCGGTAATGTGAGACTTCCTGTCAATTTTGTAGTTTTCATAGGAATAAAGCCCTATCTTGCTCTTAGCGAATCAGGAAAATATGCTGTAGCCCGACAGGTTGGATTGATAAACACAGCACTAAAAGGGAAAAATGTCATGCTCATGGGTCCGGGCAGATGGGGAACCACTACCCCCTCTTTAGGCGTACCAGTACATTTTACAGAGCTTTGCAACATGTCGGTAATCTGTGAAGTTGCTTTTAGCGAAGCAGGTGTCATGCCTGAGCTGTCTTACGGAAGTCATTTTTTCCAGGATATTGTAGAGACAGGGATCTTCTATGTGGCAATTTTCGATGGCCAAAAGGATGTTACCTATAACCCTGATCGTATCCTTGGCAAGGAAAATATTCTCCATACCATTCTTCCTCAAAGTGCACAGTTTAAGGATGTAATCCATATAGCAAGAACCGACGGTATGGAAATATTTTCTGATATAATGACACAGACACTTTTGTGCAAGTGATTTCACTATTATTTTTTTATAGATATACAATGACGATCATCACATTGCTTTTCCAGTAAAAGATTTGCATTATAGGTGTAAATATGAGATAATTAAATTAACAAATACCATTTTATTTATATTCTGGGGGTTACTGTGAATAAAGCGTTAATTCTATATTTTTCTGGCACTCGTAATACAAAATACATTGCCCAATTGTTTAAAAAGGCATTTGAAGCTAGAAATATTCAAGTAGATATTTATGATATCTTAAAATATGATGCTGCCGGTAATAAAACTAAGTATGATTATTTGGTTGCAGGCTCTCCAATCTATGTGGAGCTTTACCCTGAAATATTCATCACAAATATCAAAAAGAAAGTCGCTAAAAATACTAAGATTAAAGCGATTTTTTTTGCTACTCAGGCTGCAAAATCATTAACTCCAAGTTTTAATGAGGTATATAATTATTATAAAAACTCCGATGTTGAAATAACGTGTACAGATTATTTCCGAATGCCCAACAATTTTTATAATTTCTTATTTACCAAAACACCTGTTTCCCAATACCGGTCTTTATTAGATAATGCTTCTAAAAAAGTAGAACTGATAACAGATGAATTTTTATCAGGCAGCAGAAATATAAAAAAAGCATCTAATGCAAGGTATTATTTTACAAAAGTTATGTATGCGTTATCCTATAAATTTTATATACCCTCTGCTGCAGGCAAGGTGTCTATTAATAGTGACAGATGTGTTAAATGCAAGGCATGCGAAAAGAACTGCCCCACAAAAAGCTTAGATATAAACAGCAGCACTCCTGTATTAAAAACCTGTATAATGTGTCAGAAATGTATGAATAATTGTTCTCAAAATGCATTTATGTATAAAAATAAGGAGTTTGATGTTTATAAACCGATTGAATCATAGCTGCTGAAGTTTTCTATTTTCACAATGCTGCACTCTCCTTCATAGGATATAGTGAATTAAAACAGCTCTACTATGGAGGCCTGCAACATGTATACTTTTATGAGGTTAAAGCAAGCTTATTTCTCATCTGAGATTATCACTTTTGATGACAGCTCCAAGCTTGTTTTCATTAGTGATTGCCATAGAGGGGACGGCAGTAAGGCTGACAGCTTTGTAAAAAACCGGGATATTTATCTGCATGCTTTGAATTCGTACTACTCAAATGGTTTTACATATATAGAGGTGGGCGATGGTGATGAATTGTGGGAGAATGACCGGTTTTCAGCATTAATTAACTCCCACCTTGAGGTTTATTTGCTGCTGCAAAAATTCCATATGGATAAAAGGCTTTATATGATTTGGGGAAATCACGATATTTTTAAAAGCTGCAAAGCCTATGTAAGAAACACATTATACCGATACTATGATCCTGAAATACAAGCCTATAGACCGCTTTTTGAAAATATTAAAATCCATGAAGGCCTGGTTCTTAAACACAGCAGCAATTCATACAGGCTATTTGCCGTTCACGGGCACCAGGGTGACATTCTAAGTGATGTTCTCTGGCCTTTTTCATGTTTTATGATACGTTATTTCTGGAGATTTTTTAAGATGGCTCAGTACAGAAGCAGTTTAAACCAGGTTAGAAACAGCGAAAGACTGAGGATTATCGAAGGCAGCATGAGGCAATGGTCTAGAAGCAATGACCTAATGGTAATTGCAGGCCACACCCACAATCCAGCCTTTCCAAAACCTGGTGAAATCCCCTATTTTAATGATGGGTGCTGTGTTAAGAAAGGGTATATAACTTGTATCGAAATACAAAATGGTGAAATTTCATTGGTGAAATGGAATAGGAATGAAAGTGGTATTTCAAAAGAGGTTGTGGCCGGCCCTGAAATGATATCGGCTTATTTTGACTCTCCAAACCTTCAATCCGGTTCCGTTTTGCAATATTCCCCAGACACCAAGTAAGCTTTAACAAGTTTGAGTTCACCATATGTCACATCATCACCCAATTCATCTTTTACAGGCTGTATATGAGTTGTACCGTGCTTTTTAAATGACGATACAATCAGGTCAAGCTTGGGCTCATCTACCAATTCACAAATTTCCAACTCGCCGCTTGCTACAAATGTCGATAAATGGTCTTCTATTGTGGATGTTTTCAAGTTACGCTCCAATGCAATCTGCTCTATGCTAAGCCCTTGCTTGTAAAGCTCAAAGCTATATTCACGTGTGCTGGTTTTTTTCCCTGCATCATGATCTGCTATGCTTGTCGCTTTTACATTATCATCATCTGAGAATGTATCCTCTTTTACGTTATTTTCTTTACAGTACAAGTGGATTATTTCCAATATCTCATTACCAAAAGCCTTTAATTTTTGCTTACCAATTCCCTTTATTTTTTTAAGTTCAGTAAGGTTTGAAGGCAGTTCGTTGACAATACTTATCAGGCATTTCTGATGTAATACGCCAAATGCTTGGATTTCCAACTTAGATGCTTTTTGCAGACGCCATTTTTTCAGTTCTGCAAACAATTTGGGGTGAATAATGCTTTTAGGTGCTGCTTCATCAGATTTTGAATTGATCTTTTTAGGTGTTTTTTCTATGGAAGCTTTTGCACGAGTTGAAAGATAGCTACCAACATTAAATCCGCTCTGACAATCTTTAAAGCAAGCCATCTTTACCATTAAGATTTTCTCTAGTTTTTCCAGTGCCTTCTCAATAGTATTTTTGACACTCTTATTGTCACTTTCAACGGTTGTGCTTTCAAGGACTTTTAAGAAATCTTCCGCTATTTTTTCTTCATAATACTTTCCGGATTTCATTATCCGTTCATTTAATTGGTGATTTTTATTTATATCGGGCTCTGCTTCCAAATGACGAATTATTTGCAATTTAAACTTGTCCGATATTGCAATCAACTCTTCGTTTGAAGACATCATTTTATCAAAATTCTCTTTCAACCCGACATGCAAGCTTCCCACATTCTCATTGTACAGCATTATTAAATACCAAAGCTGACTTCTAGCTGAACTGAAATCATAAAGATCAAAAATGAGGTCTTTTTGATATTCATATTTTGCTTTCTCAAACTCCTCCACTCCAGGCTGGTTTTCTTCAACATTCCTTGAAAAGCTGTGAACAGCCGGATCTCTCACAATGCTTTTTGAAGATATCCTTGAGCTTAGCACCAACCCTTCTAAGGTTTTGCAGCGGCTCAGTGCCACATAAACCTGTCCATGGGCAAAAGCAGCATTTGCATCAATTACTGCCTTATCAAAGGTCAGACCCTGACTTTTATGAATGGTAATTGCCCAGGCAAGCTTTAATGGATACTGTGTAAAAGTACCCGCTATCTCTTCTTGAATCTCCTTGGTCTCTTCATTGATTGTATATTTTGTATTCTGCCACTGGGTTTTTTCTACGGCAATTCTGCCTTTATCACCATGACATTTTACATAAATCGTTTCGCCATCAATTTTTTCAATTACACCAATTTTACCGTTATAAAAGAGCTTCTGACCCGAATTATCATTTTTGACAAACATCACCTGGGCACCTTTTTTCAAGGTCAGCTCATAATCCGTTGGATAGGAATATTCGGGAAAATCACCTTCTTTGGAGGCTTTAAAGTTAACTTCTTTTTCACTGATCTGCTGAAGTTTGCGTTCGTTGATAGCTTGTGCCTGCTGATTATGAGTAGTAAGGACTATATACCCTTGGGGAATATTCTTCGTAAACTCCTGATCATACCTCTCATTCAGTTGTTCCAAAGCATCGGAATCCAGATTGTTATCCCTTACCTTATTCAATAAATCTATAAATACCCTGTCGGATTGTCTATATATATGTTTAAGCTCAATACTTATAAAATTGGTTTGCCTTAAGGCTTTGCTGCTAAAAAAATATATAGAATCATACCATTGTTTTAGAATATTCCACTCATCGTTTTTGATCACAGGTGACAGCTGTGCAATGTCTCCAATCATAAGCAATTGAACGCCTCCAAAGGGCTTGTTCCTATCCTTGTATCTACGGAGAACATCATCGATTCCATCGAGCAAGTCGGCCCGTACCATGCTTATTTCATCAATTATCAACAAATCTAGGCTTCTCAAAATATTTTTCTTGTCCCTGTTAAATTTTTGAATACTTCTTTCCGAACTGTTTGTCGATAAATCATCATTGACAGGTATAAAAGGTCCGAAAGGCAATTGAAAAAACGAGTGTATTGTTACTCCGCCTGAATTCACTGCTGCAACTCCTGTTGGTGCAACAACAATCATCCTTTTAGGGGAAGCTTGTTTTATTTTATGCAAAAAAGTTGTTTTTCCGGTACCGGCTTTTCCAGTCAGAAAGACATTTCTGTTTGTGTACATAATAAAGTTAAATGCAGTATCCAGTTGGGGATTATGGAAGCTTTCAATATTCATAAATTACAACTCCAAAAGGTTTTTAAATTATTATATTATTATACTATAGTATTGTATGCCCTGAGTAGTCCTGGTAAATATTGATTAGCTCAACTCCAACGGATGGGGCTTTCGCCATCGGGGGATATCCATGGGTCGGAATCGGGACGGGACATAATGAAAGCTTCAGCACCTAAAATCTCTTTCCACGTGACAATTCTTTATTCATTAATATATTTTTTTATTTTGAACAATATATTGCCAACAATAAATAACAGTAAAATCCCTATTATTATTACCAAAGTATATTTCCCAAAAGAAAAAGGTATAAATATTAAAATTTCATTGATGATATTGTAACTCCATATTATAGTAGAACAAATAGCAAATACGAACAGACCTAATGATATAGTTAAATAAATAATCGAAATTTTATTTAACTTATATGATTTATTTTTGCTTTTTTCTTTAAGTGATTTAATTAAGTTTATTCTTAAATTATTAACCCCAAAAAGCCATGTAAATATGAAATATCCATCTGTAATGCTAAAAGGCATTAAATTTGTAACTACCATATATCCATTAGCCAGAGCAATCTTAATAATCACATCCGATACATTTTTAGGGAAATCAATCCATAAAACTACAGTAATGCTTATTATAAAAATCAAAGCATTTGTCAGCATTCCTGCTGACATAACTTTTATTCTTTCTTTTCTATTTAATGTGTATAATCCATTTATTTTCACATATATTATTGGTAAAATACCAGAATATAATGTTATCTTAAGTTTATCTGGTCTTATACCATAATTTACAGCTACACACCAATGGGATAGTTCATGAAATAAGCTAGTCAAAAAGAAAAAACCTGTCAGCCAAAACAGCCCTATTACGTGGGAATCTCCTACAGTAAATATACTTCTTCTGATTTCTAAAAAACTATGGTATCTTGTGAAAATTCCCAGAATCAAGGCCACTACAGATACTAAAAATATTAGCTTCCATGCAATTAGCAATACCTTTGCTATTTTTTTGATTGATTTTGTAGTATCCGGAAAGCTTATGCTAATAAGCTCTAAACCTACTATAGATACTTCTCCATTGATCCTATCCGATTTGAAGCCTTCTATAAACCCTACGGATTTTAACAAATTAAAGAGCTTTTTTACATCTACAATAAGATTTTTTTCCGACTTAAGGTATTCTTCAATATAATCCAAAGTATTATTGCCATCCAAAAGTTTAACCACTTCCATTATTGGTTCAACTTGCTTTTCACTTACCTTTATATACCTATCAACAGTTTTACTGCCCAGACTATAATATATTACTCCTGCTTTTTCAAAGTTTACCCAATAGCCTATATCATTTAAAGCTCTTGGCTTATTTTCAATTTTTTCACTCATTATTCTACCAGCCTATATGTAGTTGATATTATTCTAAGATTTTCCTTGAATATTCCATATTTTCTTTTATCACTACTTAATTTAGCTAAATTTAAAATTATTCTCTCATATAAGATTTGACCTGTCCAACATCTTGGTTTTAGTATTGTTAAAGGATTTTTATTGCTGGCATTATTTAATCCCCTGCACCAAACATTACAAATATTCCGTATCCAGCAACTTCTGCAATCTTCTGGTTTTTCATAATAGTCATTTTTAAATTTGTTTTGTATACTGTAGTATTTCTCAGATATATCGTCAATAACATTTCCCATTATGTACTCTTTTTCGCCATAAAAAGTGTAGCACGGTAATATATCACCTTCTGCACCTATAGTAAGATTATTTATAGCAGCAGTGCATGAAATAGGAATAGTCTTTTTGGATATTAAAGCCTTTATACCTTCAATAATATCTGATGAAATAAAGACTCTTCCATTTAATATTTCCTCAAAAAGATAGTC
Coding sequences:
- a CDS encoding EFR1 family ferrodoxin (N-terminal region resembles flavodoxins. C-terminal ferrodoxin region binds two 4Fe-4S clusters.) — encoded protein: MNKALILYFSGTRNTKYIAQLFKKAFEARNIQVDIYDILKYDAAGNKTKYDYLVAGSPIYVELYPEIFITNIKKKVAKNTKIKAIFFATQAAKSLTPSFNEVYNYYKNSDVEITCTDYFRMPNNFYNFLFTKTPVSQYRSLLDNASKKVELITDEFLSGSRNIKKASNARYYFTKVMYALSYKFYIPSAAGKVSINSDRCVKCKACEKNCPTKSLDINSSTPVLKTCIMCQKCMNNCSQNAFMYKNKEFDVYKPIES
- a CDS encoding metallophosphoesterase produces the protein MYTFMRLKQAYFSSEIITFDDSSKLVFISDCHRGDGSKADSFVKNRDIYLHALNSYYSNGFTYIEVGDGDELWENDRFSALINSHLEVYLLLQKFHMDKRLYMIWGNHDIFKSCKAYVRNTLYRYYDPEIQAYRPLFENIKIHEGLVLKHSSNSYRLFAVHGHQGDILSDVLWPFSCFMIRYFWRFFKMAQYRSSLNQVRNSERLRIIEGSMRQWSRSNDLMVIAGHTHNPAFPKPGEIPYFNDGCCVKKGYITCIEIQNGEISLVKWNRNESGISKEVVAGPEMISAYFDSPNLQSGSVLQYSPDTK
- a CDS encoding helix-turn-helix domain-containing protein, whose translation is MNIESFHNPQLDTAFNFIMYTNRNVFLTGKAGTGKTTFLHKIKQASPKRMIVVAPTGVAAVNSGGVTIHSFFQLPFGPFIPVNDDLSTNSSERSIQKFNRDKKNILRSLDLLIIDEISMVRADLLDGIDDVLRRYKDRNKPFGGVQLLMIGDIAQLSPVIKNDEWNILKQWYDSIYFFSSKALRQTNFISIELKHIYRQSDRVFIDLLNKVRDNNLDSDALEQLNERYDQEFTKNIPQGYIVLTTHNQQAQAINERKLQQISEKEVNFKASKEGDFPEYSYPTDYELTLKKGAQVMFVKNDNSGQKLFYNGKIGVIEKIDGETIYVKCHGDKGRIAVEKTQWQNTKYTINEETKEIQEEIAGTFTQYPLKLAWAITIHKSQGLTFDKAVIDANAAFAHGQVYVALSRCKTLEGLVLSSRISSKSIVRDPAVHSFSRNVEENQPGVEEFEKAKYEYQKDLIFDLYDFSSARSQLWYLIMLYNENVGSLHVGLKENFDKMMSSNEELIAISDKFKLQIIRHLEAEPDINKNHQLNERIMKSGKYYEEKIAEDFLKVLESTTVESDNKSVKNTIEKALEKLEKILMVKMACFKDCQSGFNVGSYLSTRAKASIEKTPKKINSKSDEAAPKSIIHPKLFAELKKWRLQKASKLEIQAFGVLHQKCLISIVNELPSNLTELKKIKGIGKQKLKAFGNEILEIIHLYCKENNVKEDTFSDDDNVKATSIADHDAGKKTSTREYSFELYKQGLSIEQIALERNLKTSTIEDHLSTFVASGELEICELVDEPKLDLIVSSFKKHGTTHIQPVKDELGDDVTYGELKLVKAYLVSGEYCKTEPD